The following coding sequences lie in one Spinacia oleracea cultivar Varoflay chromosome 1, BTI_SOV_V1, whole genome shotgun sequence genomic window:
- the LOC110806238 gene encoding UDP-rhamnose/UDP-galactose transporter 6, with product MAPSSKAEKKAAVDASAWMFNVVTSVGIIIVNKALMATYGFSFATTLTGLHFTATTIMTLVLRWLGIIQPSHLPLPDLLRFVLFANFSIVGMNVSLMWNSVGFYQIAKLSMIPVSCLLEIVLDKVRYSRDTKLSIGLVLVGVGVCTVTDVSVNTKGFVAALIAVWSTSLQQYYVHHLQKKYSLSSFNLLGHTAPVQAGSLLLLGPFIDYWLTNNRIDAFNYTLPSVIFITLSCTIAIGTNLSQFICIGRFTAVSFQVLGHMKTILVLILGFIFFGKEGLNIHVVVGMIIAVAGMVWYGNASSKPGGKERRSLSLPKQQKNGADSAQLDDAKV from the exons ATGGCTCCATCTTCCAAGGCAGAGAAGAAAGCAGCTGTTGATGCATCTGCTTGGATGTTCAATGTTGTCACTTCAGTGGGAATTATCATTGTCAATAAAGCTCTGATGGCCACATATGGCTTTAGTTTTG CTACTACTTTGACGGGTTTGCACTTCACTGCCACAACTATTATGACTCTCGTTCTTAGATGGCTTGGAATCATTCAACCCTCTCATTTGCCATTGCCTGATCTGCTGAGATTTGTTTTATTTGCTAACTTTTCCATCGTGGGCATGAATGTTAGTCTTATGTGGAATTCAGTGGGATTTTAccag ATTGCAAAATTGAGTATGATTCCTGTATCCTGCCTGTTGGAGATTGTGCTCGACAAAGTTCGATACTCTAGAGATACAAAGCTCAGCATAGGACTTGTTCTTGTAGGTGTTGGTGTATGCACAGTTACTGATGTTAGTGTAAATACTAAAGGTTTCGTCGCTGCTTTGATTGCAGTTTGGAGCACTTCTCTGCAGCAATAT TATGTACATCATCTTCAAAAGAAGTATTCGCTGAGTTCTTTCAATCTGCTTGGTCATACTGCACCAGTACAGGCCGGATCCCTGCTTCTATTGGGTCCGTTCATTGATTATTGGTTAACGAACAACAGAATTGATGCGTTCAACTATACTTTACCATCTGTG ATTTTTATAACCCTCTCATGCACAATTGCTATTGGGACAAACTTGAGCCAATTTATCTGCATTGGAAGATTCACAGCAGTATCCTTTCAAGTACTTGGCCATATGAAGACGATCCTTGTTTTGATTCTCGGTTTTATCTTCTTTGGAAAAGAGGGTCTGAATATACACGTGGTCGTGGGTATGATCATAGCTGTAGCAGGGATGGTCTGGTATGGCAATGCCTCCTCAAAACCCGGAGGCAAAGAGCGCCGTAGCCTGTCGTTGCCTAAGCAGCAAAAGAATGGAGCTGATTCTGCACAACTTGATGATGCAAAGGTCTAA
- the LOC110806228 gene encoding probable nucleoredoxin 1, with product MQVHWWKFYRVSEFKNESVRTDALKNLKNPSSLEDFLCCKKSDFVFRKVSLGNGRFRLENVAISELKSKLVGLYLYTTGHLFPLLPKIAEECLQSGNELEIVVVYVPGVHRSQDPRLFLKAFYNVLAKRNLSWWIAPYNNTTSIVLEEMFEKGEKVVILGPDGQFVDTRGAELMQLYGSYGYPFTLDSIIHKTLKELKQVTLESFLKSLEIPPCTGKKKKKKKVLFYFDYPFCIHTKIYDAVKRFSKYDDVEIIMVSFSDEDFASKMIKLEDSDNSHKVVCHTKSFDRSNKFFLRFFNSQFPTIVAFGKDGRICSVYAHLLPSSDENKAQIKGNLLEEVTSKLAHLLENYVKEEVRFYRDNDFFSEGLEYRRTRFW from the exons ATGCAAGTTCATTGGTG GAAGTTTTATCGTGTATCTGAGTTTAAAAATGAATCAGTCCGTACGGATGCTTTGAAGAATCTCAAGAATCCATCTTCTCTCGAGGACTTTTTATGTTGCAAAAAGTCCGACTTTGTCTTCAGGAAGGTTTCTCTAGGAAATGGGAGATTCCGTCTTGAGAATGTGGCTATTTCAGAACTCAAATCCAAGCTTGTAGGGCTGTACCTCTACACTACGGGACATTTGTTTCCTTTGCTTCCTAAAATTGCAGAAGAGTGTTTGCAAAGTGGCAATGAGTTGGAGATTGTGGTGGTTTATGTTCCTGGAGTACACAGAAGCCAGGATCCGCGATTGTTCTTAAAGGCTTTTTACAATGTGTTAGCGAAGAGGAATCTATCTTGGTGGATTGCACCCTATAACAATACTACATCCATTGTCCTGGAAGAAATGTTTGAGAAGGGAGAAAAGGTAGTCATTTTGGGACCCGATGGCCAATTTGTTGATACTCGTGGAGCAGAACTCATGCAGCTTTATGGTTCGTATGGATATCCCTTCACTCTCGATTCTATTATCCACAAAACTCTGAAAGAGCTAAAGCAAGTCACCCTAGAGTCCTTCTTGAAGTCACTAGAAATCCCTCCTTGTACagggaaaaagaagaagaagaagaaggttcTGTTTTACTTCGATTATCCATTCTGTATCCATACTAAGATTTATGATGCAGTTAAGCGTTTCAGCAAGTATGATGATGTGGAAATTATAATGGTCTCCTTTAGTGATGAAGATTTCGCGAGCAAGATGATTAAACTCGAAGACAGTGATAACTCACATAAGGTAGTGTGTCATACAAAGAGCTTCGACAGGAGTAACAAGTTTTTCTTAAGGTTCTTCAATAGTCAATTTCCTACTATTGTTGCATTCGGAAAAGATGGCAGGATTTGTTCAGTATATGCTCATCTCCTTCCATCTTCTGATGAGAATAAAGCTCAAATTAAAGGTAATCTACTTGAAGAAGTTACGTCAAAATTGGCTCATCTTTTAGAAAATTATGTTAAAGAGGAGGTGAGGTTTTATCGGGATAATGACTTTTTTTCAGAAGGACTAGAGTACAGGCGAACTAGGTTCTGGTAG